One region of Termitidicoccus mucosus genomic DNA includes:
- a CDS encoding helix-turn-helix domain-containing protein, translating into MNSTSTAPTTPAPAPAQTRAHPALTDINGLRLSGIFPQGREPSVRTLREWTRTRRIPHHRVGHFVYYDLAEVSAHIRTRLLVPARG; encoded by the coding sequence ATGAACTCCACCTCCACCGCTCCCACCACGCCAGCCCCCGCCCCCGCGCAGACGCGCGCGCATCCCGCGCTCACGGACATCAACGGCCTGCGCCTCAGCGGGATTTTCCCGCAGGGGCGCGAGCCGTCCGTGCGCACGCTGCGCGAATGGACGCGCACCCGCCGAATCCCGCATCACCGCGTCGGGCACTTTGTATATTACGACCTTGCCGAGGTCTCCGCGCATATCCGCACCCGGCTGCTCGTGCCCGCGCGCGGATAA
- a CDS encoding helix-turn-helix domain-containing protein, giving the protein MPAKASIIKETLHAACNGRDAGIFLLSAQCLREETGERHRLIVMPEMKSEARIDWRNEKSGERGTFTVRGQNVIFIHKQASYALHWKQEALMLCFCAEDEAQPPAKKKPLDKVRHSPLWELARHDCIIMNVIRFLVESGHHTQPACHVSCFGHFCSALGFLLLDALTRGKEKKTAPATMNPERLQHVLDHIDKNLHGKIAVKTLADIACLSRTHFKLLFKASTGMPARDHIFRERIRRAQALLRQGGMRISEVAALSGFCDQSHLDRCFRRFCQCSPRDFAQKYPIITKKSPGIQSKPGKTGHNGGTL; this is encoded by the coding sequence GTGCCAGCCAAAGCTTCAATAATTAAAGAAACGCTCCATGCCGCATGCAATGGCAGGGATGCCGGCATTTTTCTACTGTCCGCGCAATGCTTGCGTGAAGAAACCGGAGAACGTCACCGGCTTATTGTGATGCCGGAGATGAAATCCGAGGCGCGAATTGACTGGCGGAACGAAAAAAGCGGAGAACGCGGCACCTTCACCGTTCGCGGACAGAATGTGATTTTTATACACAAACAGGCAAGCTATGCCCTCCATTGGAAACAAGAGGCGCTGATGCTTTGCTTTTGCGCGGAGGATGAGGCGCAACCGCCCGCCAAAAAGAAGCCATTGGACAAGGTGCGGCACAGTCCGTTGTGGGAGCTGGCGCGGCACGATTGCATCATCATGAACGTAATCCGGTTTCTCGTTGAATCCGGTCATCATACGCAACCCGCTTGTCACGTGAGTTGCTTCGGGCATTTTTGCTCCGCCCTGGGTTTCCTCCTGCTTGACGCACTGACGCGCGGAAAGGAAAAGAAAACCGCGCCCGCAACCATGAACCCCGAGCGCCTGCAACACGTTCTGGACCACATTGACAAAAATCTGCACGGGAAGATTGCGGTAAAAACACTGGCGGACATCGCGTGCCTGAGCCGGACCCACTTCAAGCTGTTATTCAAAGCCAGCACCGGCATGCCGGCACGCGATCATATATTCAGGGAACGGATACGCAGGGCGCAGGCATTGCTCCGGCAGGGCGGCATGCGTATCTCCGAGGTGGCCGCCCTTTCCGGCTTTTGCGATCAAAGCCACCTTGACCGTTGTTTTCGCCGCTTCTGCCAGTGCTCGCCAAGGGATTTTGCTCAAAAATATCCAATCATTACTAAAAAAAGCCCGGGCATCCAATCCAAGCCCGGAAAAACCGGGCATAATGGCGGCACACTTTGA
- a CDS encoding AraC family transcriptional regulator, which produces MSQSIDSTCRNPPYPAGDCLVRINDESVDIGYAVHPAHYWEEHVHDRHQFILMLDACSDAEITWRMADGSQCKRRVSGQQVCFIEKNLPHSLRWYAPAPLVCLYISEAFMAQISPNDGWKDVAIHHWGELLACDLLTLGLVLLMAELCRQHDRLHPLHLRVAGIFLGAQLIRIRSRAKARVQKSAGLQNMQLKLVHDWINEHISERFEIWELARVAGISRSHFGRKFKASTGYAPQRYILIQRVHRALELLQRGGMRMSEIATQAGFADQSHLSRNLRAFYGRLLSKKKHQ; this is translated from the coding sequence ATGTCCCAATCCATCGATTCCACATGCCGCAATCCACCTTACCCCGCCGGAGATTGTCTTGTTCGCATCAACGACGAATCCGTTGACATCGGCTATGCCGTGCATCCCGCACACTATTGGGAGGAACATGTCCACGACCGCCATCAATTTATTTTGATGCTGGATGCCTGCTCCGATGCAGAGATTACATGGCGCATGGCCGACGGCTCGCAATGCAAGCGGCGGGTTTCGGGCCAGCAGGTGTGCTTTATCGAGAAAAATCTGCCCCATTCCCTCCGATGGTATGCTCCCGCCCCGCTCGTCTGTTTGTATATCAGCGAGGCTTTTATGGCGCAGATATCGCCAAACGACGGCTGGAAGGATGTCGCCATTCATCATTGGGGCGAGCTTCTTGCCTGCGATTTGCTGACCTTGGGCCTTGTGCTGCTCATGGCCGAGCTTTGCCGCCAGCATGACCGGCTGCATCCGTTGCACCTGCGGGTGGCCGGCATTTTTCTGGGAGCGCAACTCATCCGAATACGCTCACGCGCGAAGGCGCGGGTGCAAAAATCAGCGGGGTTGCAGAATATGCAACTGAAGCTCGTTCATGACTGGATAAACGAGCATATTTCAGAGCGCTTCGAAATATGGGAACTGGCCCGTGTCGCCGGCATCAGCAGGAGCCATTTCGGTCGCAAATTCAAGGCGTCAACCGGCTATGCCCCGCAGCGATACATCCTCATACAGCGTGTTCATCGTGCGCTGGAGCTTTTGCAACGCGGAGGCATGCGCATGTCGGAGATAGCCACCCAGGCAGGCTTTGCCGACCAAAGCCACCTGTCGCGCAATCTTCGCGCCTTCTACGGCCGTTTGCTTTCCAAGAAAAAACATCAGTGA
- a CDS encoding rhamnogalacturonan lyase yields the protein MSLNIKSLQTLGAFVITGCALGVSGFSAAAQASPPSLMENLDRGVVAVRATESGAFVSWRLLGTEAADVAFNIYRSTDGGVLVKLNKTPLTQSTNFTDDTADFSRSNTYAIRAVSRDTGKELPCGDTPGDTKTATVLNTLPANAPVRQYIPVPLRIPEGGTTPDGVAYTYNANDCSVGDLDGDGEYEIVVKWDPTNSHDNAHDGYTGNVYLDAYKLDGTFFWRIDLGRNIRAGAHYTQFQVYDLDGDGIAEVACKTADGTVDGTGKIIGDAKADYRNGRGRILSGPEYLTVFNGRTGAAMATVDYVPPRGGDGSGWGDSRGNRSDRFLACVAYLDGQRPSLVMCRGYYTRAVIAAWDWRDGKLTQRWVFDSDDGTPGNESYRGQGAHSVLVGDVDGDGRDELIYGAAAIDHDGKGLYSTGLGHGDAQHLTVMDPSGKDMQVWMVHEGPKQYRDAAIEFRDARTGRLIFGRSGEKWGDVGRGVAADIDPRTPGYEMWASRGALYDCKGNVVSEKMPRQKNFLLWWDGDFLRELLDDVTISKWNWKTEKSDVLFTDAECDSNNGTKATPCLSGDIFGDWREEVIWRTKDNRELRIYTTTIPTRHRLFTLMHDRQYRTAIAWQNTAYNQPPHPSFYLGEGMTPPPQPNIQTARKLTRELKE from the coding sequence ATGTCTCTCAATATAAAATCCCTGCAAACGCTCGGGGCCTTTGTTATCACCGGTTGCGCCCTTGGCGTGTCCGGCTTTTCCGCTGCTGCCCAAGCGTCACCTCCCTCGCTCATGGAGAATCTCGATCGTGGTGTCGTGGCCGTGCGCGCGACGGAGTCGGGTGCATTTGTGAGTTGGCGGCTTCTCGGCACGGAGGCGGCCGATGTCGCTTTTAATATATATCGCTCGACCGATGGCGGGGTGCTCGTGAAATTGAATAAAACACCGCTCACCCAGAGTACGAATTTCACCGACGACACGGCGGATTTTTCAAGGAGCAACACCTATGCGATCCGCGCGGTTTCACGAGACACAGGCAAGGAGCTGCCATGCGGTGACACGCCCGGCGATACGAAAACAGCGACTGTGCTCAACACGCTTCCGGCCAACGCCCCGGTGCGCCAATATATTCCCGTTCCGCTGCGTATTCCAGAGGGAGGCACGACACCCGATGGCGTCGCATACACCTACAATGCCAACGATTGCTCCGTCGGCGACCTCGACGGAGACGGCGAATACGAAATCGTCGTGAAATGGGATCCGACCAATTCGCACGACAATGCGCACGACGGCTACACGGGCAATGTATATCTCGACGCCTACAAGTTGGACGGCACGTTTTTCTGGCGCATCGACCTCGGCAGAAACATCCGCGCCGGCGCGCACTACACTCAATTCCAGGTTTATGATCTCGACGGCGACGGCATCGCCGAGGTCGCCTGCAAAACCGCCGACGGCACCGTTGATGGCACGGGCAAAATCATCGGCGACGCCAAGGCCGATTATCGCAACGGGCGCGGTCGCATCCTCAGCGGCCCGGAATACCTGACTGTTTTCAACGGGCGCACCGGCGCGGCGATGGCCACCGTCGATTACGTGCCGCCGCGCGGTGGAGACGGCTCCGGTTGGGGCGACTCGCGCGGCAACCGCTCCGATCGCTTTCTGGCCTGCGTCGCCTATCTCGACGGGCAGCGCCCGAGTCTCGTCATGTGTCGCGGTTACTATACACGCGCGGTGATCGCCGCCTGGGACTGGCGCGACGGCAAGCTCACGCAACGCTGGGTTTTTGACAGCGACGATGGCACGCCCGGCAATGAAAGCTATCGCGGCCAAGGCGCGCACAGCGTGCTCGTCGGTGATGTCGATGGCGACGGTCGCGACGAGCTTATCTACGGTGCCGCGGCCATAGACCATGACGGCAAGGGGCTCTATTCGACCGGCCTCGGCCACGGTGACGCGCAGCACCTCACCGTCATGGACCCATCCGGCAAAGACATGCAGGTGTGGATGGTGCACGAAGGTCCGAAACAATATCGCGACGCGGCCATCGAGTTTCGCGACGCGCGCACGGGCCGGCTTATTTTCGGGCGCTCTGGTGAAAAGTGGGGTGATGTCGGGCGCGGCGTCGCCGCCGATATCGACCCGCGCACACCCGGTTACGAAATGTGGGCCTCGCGCGGCGCGCTCTACGATTGCAAAGGCAATGTCGTTTCGGAAAAAATGCCACGACAAAAGAACTTCCTTCTCTGGTGGGATGGCGATTTCCTCCGCGAGCTTCTCGACGATGTGACTATTTCCAAATGGAATTGGAAAACGGAAAAATCTGACGTGCTTTTCACTGACGCCGAATGCGACTCCAACAACGGCACCAAGGCCACGCCCTGCCTGAGCGGTGATATTTTCGGCGACTGGCGCGAGGAGGTCATCTGGCGCACGAAAGACAATCGCGAGTTGCGCATATACACCACGACGATCCCGACTAGGCACCGCCTGTTCACGCTCATGCATGACCGCCAGTATCGCACCGCTATCGCATGGCAAAACACAGCCTACAACCAGCCGCCGCACCCAAGCTTCTATCTTGGCGAAGGCATGACACCGCCGCCCCAGCCGAACATCCAGACTGCACGCAAACTGACACGGGAATTGAAAGAATAG
- a CDS encoding LacI family DNA-binding transcriptional regulator, whose amino-acid sequence MQTLAFSKKPSTRDIARALGLSHSTVSEGLRNNPNIKLETRKRVQAAAKALGYQRNPLVGAVMSRMRRQCGSAFQGVVAIVDLDGAEGRPPSSASYHRELAEGAGDRAVELGFKSEIFRARDHGICGQPIDAILQERDIYGVLLLPVKDRSTMAGHDWSRHSAVYADCETGQPALHNICPDHYNAMRLVIGRLRALGYRRPGLVLQKSEEDRLPCRWEDLWWFGQGGPGKRPKVHPLVMPEMEHGGFSEWFRKHNPDVVIGHDAVVMDWMRACGAKIPDTHGFCCLNITKNPDIACSGLDQQPRLVGARGIELVIGQIYRNEHGLPEHPSTTTIPALWVDGVTLRTLRGGVAVPAATVPFPL is encoded by the coding sequence GTGCAAACCCTGGCATTCTCCAAAAAACCTTCGACCCGTGACATTGCGCGTGCCCTCGGCCTTTCGCACAGCACCGTGTCCGAGGGGCTTCGCAATAATCCCAACATCAAACTCGAAACACGCAAACGCGTGCAAGCCGCCGCAAAAGCCCTAGGCTACCAGCGCAATCCGCTGGTGGGAGCGGTCATGTCCCGGATGCGCCGGCAGTGCGGGAGCGCCTTCCAAGGCGTGGTGGCCATCGTCGATCTTGACGGTGCCGAAGGGCGTCCGCCCAGCTCTGCTAGCTATCATCGCGAACTCGCCGAGGGCGCCGGCGATCGCGCGGTTGAGCTTGGTTTCAAATCCGAGATTTTTCGTGCGCGCGATCACGGGATCTGCGGTCAACCAATCGACGCCATTCTTCAGGAACGCGACATCTATGGCGTGCTTCTCCTGCCCGTCAAAGATCGTTCCACCATGGCCGGGCATGATTGGTCGCGTCACTCGGCAGTTTATGCCGATTGCGAAACGGGACAGCCGGCGCTCCACAACATCTGCCCGGATCATTACAATGCGATGCGCCTGGTGATCGGGCGCCTGCGCGCGCTTGGCTATCGCCGTCCCGGCCTTGTATTGCAGAAAAGCGAGGAGGATCGCCTGCCTTGTCGTTGGGAAGACCTCTGGTGGTTTGGCCAAGGCGGTCCCGGCAAGCGCCCGAAAGTTCATCCGCTTGTCATGCCGGAAATGGAACACGGCGGCTTTTCGGAATGGTTTCGCAAACACAATCCCGACGTCGTGATTGGTCACGATGCCGTCGTGATGGACTGGATGCGCGCGTGCGGTGCAAAAATCCCGGACACCCACGGTTTTTGCTGCCTGAATATCACAAAAAACCCCGATATCGCCTGCTCGGGACTTGACCAGCAGCCGCGTCTGGTCGGTGCGCGTGGCATCGAGTTGGTGATCGGTCAAATCTACCGTAACGAACACGGCCTCCCGGAGCATCCTTCGACCACGACCATCCCCGCGCTTTGGGTGGATGGTGTGACTCTGCGCACACTGCGTGGCGGCGTGGCCGTGCCCGCCGCCACAGTTCCTTTTCCCTTATGA
- a CDS encoding sialate O-acetylesterase, with product MFSRSLALLSVFAAGTMLAQTGEPAAPATPPAREFFHIYLLMGQSNMAGRDRRTLDAQSDDPRILALHADGRWLVARDPLHPQRGRTLPGIGLGIPFAREMLKTADPKITIGLVPCAVGGSSLRRWIKGAEYYEQTVSRARLAAQAGLIKGVLWHQGESDTTSRENAGTYETRLARMLQDLRNDLGRPDLPIMVGQIGEFLLPEKYPFADTVRGAIRRIPDIVPRVGFADSAGLGDLGDKLHFSADAQQQMGARFAKAMRVFQKQ from the coding sequence ATGTTCTCGCGTTCACTTGCGTTGCTATCCGTGTTTGCGGCGGGCACCATGCTGGCGCAAACGGGAGAACCCGCCGCGCCCGCCACCCCGCCGGCCAGAGAGTTTTTCCACATCTACCTGCTGATGGGACAATCCAACATGGCGGGCCGCGATCGGAGGACGCTCGACGCCCAGAGCGATGATCCGCGAATTCTCGCACTTCATGCCGACGGTAGGTGGCTCGTCGCCCGCGATCCGCTGCATCCCCAACGGGGGCGCACCCTGCCCGGCATCGGCCTCGGCATTCCCTTTGCCCGCGAAATGCTCAAGACGGCGGACCCTAAAATCACCATTGGCCTCGTGCCCTGCGCCGTTGGTGGCAGTTCCCTTCGCCGCTGGATCAAGGGCGCCGAGTATTACGAGCAAACCGTGAGTCGCGCCAGGCTCGCGGCGCAAGCCGGCCTCATCAAAGGCGTGCTCTGGCACCAAGGCGAATCCGATACCACCAGCCGGGAGAACGCCGGCACCTACGAGACGCGCCTTGCCCGGATGCTTCAGGATCTGCGTAACGATCTCGGCCGGCCCGATCTTCCCATCATGGTTGGCCAGATCGGCGAATTTCTCCTGCCTGAAAAATATCCTTTCGCCGACACTGTGCGCGGTGCCATCCGACGCATCCCCGACATCGTTCCCCGCGTGGGCTTCGCCGACTCCGCCGGCCTCGGGGACTTGGGCGACAAACTCCACTTCTCCGCCGACGCGCAGCAACAAATGGGCGCCCGCTTTGCCAAAGCCATGCGCGTATTTCAAAAACAATGA
- a CDS encoding polysaccharide deacetylase family protein, producing the protein MNITKQLTSCALAFAACCLAASGATPPQLRIARFAGDRAAAISYTFDDGLRDQYTLAVPMLNEAGFKGTFFVIPGHVAPSIEEAERKQDAKRAWGGITWPELREMAGQGHEIASHTWSHRALPKLAPEEVDAELAKAFDAIKTRIGRPPLTLAFPFNQSTPETKAAVLKYHVASRDYQTGVGGGKTTVEWLENWTDKQVRDRAWGIIMAHGIGRGYAAFTDPEILRDHFRHVKGRAHEIWVDTFANVARYVKERDNARLVVSSPIPGRLVCVLSSTLEPAVYNVPLTLVIEAPVVTSARAKRAGGELPVRVVPGAIQIDAAPDKDPITVTWH; encoded by the coding sequence TTGAATATTACAAAACAACTCACCTCATGTGCACTCGCGTTTGCAGCGTGCTGCCTGGCGGCGTCAGGGGCCACTCCACCCCAGCTTCGCATCGCAAGATTTGCCGGCGACCGCGCCGCCGCCATCAGTTACACCTTCGACGACGGCCTGCGCGACCAATACACATTGGCTGTTCCCATGCTCAACGAGGCCGGTTTCAAAGGCACTTTTTTTGTCATTCCCGGCCATGTTGCTCCGAGCATCGAGGAGGCCGAGCGCAAGCAGGATGCCAAACGCGCCTGGGGCGGCATCACCTGGCCCGAGTTGCGCGAGATGGCGGGGCAGGGACACGAAATCGCCAGCCACACCTGGTCTCACCGCGCACTCCCGAAGCTCGCACCGGAGGAAGTGGACGCCGAGCTGGCCAAAGCCTTCGATGCGATCAAAACCCGCATCGGTCGCCCGCCCCTCACCCTTGCGTTTCCATTCAACCAGTCCACGCCCGAAACCAAGGCCGCGGTGCTCAAATACCATGTTGCCAGCCGCGATTATCAGACGGGAGTGGGCGGCGGAAAAACCACCGTCGAATGGCTCGAAAACTGGACGGACAAACAGGTGCGCGACCGTGCTTGGGGCATCATCATGGCGCACGGAATCGGCCGCGGTTACGCCGCCTTCACCGACCCGGAAATCCTGCGCGACCACTTTCGTCACGTAAAAGGCCGCGCGCACGAAATATGGGTTGATACCTTTGCCAACGTCGCCCGTTACGTGAAGGAGCGCGACAATGCCCGGCTCGTTGTTTCCAGCCCTATTCCGGGTCGTCTCGTGTGCGTGCTTTCCAGCACGCTCGAGCCCGCCGTTTACAATGTGCCGCTCACCCTCGTTATCGAGGCACCCGTCGTCACCTCCGCGCGCGCCAAACGCGCGGGCGGCGAACTGCCGGTCCGTGTTGTGCCCGGTGCCATCCAAATCGACGCCGCCCCGGACAAAGACCCCATCACTGTCACGTGGCATTGA
- a CDS encoding LacI family DNA-binding transcriptional regulator, producing MIPATPSIRHLARVLGLSHTTVSEALRDTPRVNAETRRRVCVAAQAAGYRKNPLASVLMSEMRRSRAGVLLGVIAIVDLDGPESRPPSQAYYHRELSKGAIDRAAELGFRAEVFIVGHGGMTTRRLDTILQSRGIHAVFFLPVSDNPDVTPLDWTRYAGVYTDCVIEHPALHSICPNHFRAMLMALRQLRALGYKRPGLVLQRHHDERLLHLWEAAHWAYQTHIGTPRVKIPVHLPGDIGQKGFTKWFKKHNPDVVLCHRAEVMGWMREAGARIPRTHGYCCLNTMMNPDVPCAGLDLQPRLLGARGIELLIAQLHRNEYGIPVQPSTTTIPARWIDGPTLRAMGRPVP from the coding sequence GTGATCCCGGCAACTCCATCAATCCGTCACCTTGCGCGCGTGCTGGGCCTCTCGCACACTACCGTGTCGGAGGCGCTTCGCGACACCCCGCGTGTCAACGCCGAAACGCGCCGGCGCGTGTGTGTCGCGGCCCAGGCTGCCGGCTACCGCAAAAACCCGCTCGCCAGCGTGCTCATGTCCGAGATGCGCCGCTCGCGCGCGGGCGTCCTTCTCGGTGTCATTGCCATCGTTGACCTTGATGGCCCCGAAAGCCGCCCGCCTTCACAGGCGTATTACCATCGCGAACTCTCCAAGGGGGCCATCGACCGCGCGGCCGAGCTCGGTTTCAGGGCCGAGGTTTTCATCGTCGGACATGGGGGCATGACTACGCGGCGTCTCGACACGATTCTCCAATCGCGCGGCATCCACGCCGTGTTTTTCCTGCCCGTGAGCGATAATCCCGACGTCACCCCGCTCGACTGGACGCGCTATGCCGGCGTTTACACTGATTGCGTGATTGAACATCCCGCGCTGCACAGCATTTGCCCGAATCATTTCCGCGCTATGCTCATGGCCCTGCGGCAGCTCCGCGCGCTCGGTTACAAACGCCCCGGTCTTGTGCTCCAGCGTCATCATGACGAACGCCTCCTGCACCTCTGGGAGGCTGCGCATTGGGCGTATCAAACCCACATTGGCACGCCCCGAGTGAAGATCCCCGTTCACCTGCCTGGCGATATCGGACAAAAAGGCTTCACCAAGTGGTTCAAGAAACACAACCCCGACGTCGTGCTTTGTCACCGTGCCGAGGTCATGGGCTGGATGCGCGAGGCGGGCGCAAGGATCCCGCGAACCCACGGCTATTGCTGCCTTAACACGATGATGAATCCCGATGTCCCCTGCGCCGGCTTGGATCTCCAACCTCGATTGCTCGGCGCGCGCGGCATCGAGCTGCTCATCGCGCAACTCCATCGCAACGAATATGGCATCCCGGTCCAGCCGTCCACCACGACCATTCCCGCGCGCTGGATTGATGGCCCAACCCTGCGTGCGATGGGTCGCCCTGTTCCATGA